From a single Streptomyces sp. 1331.2 genomic region:
- the gcvP gene encoding aminomethyl-transferring glycine dehydrogenase — translation MNAQPNAGRPTGASTLTELELASPFENRHIGPDAAAQEKMLASVGYASLDELAATAVPEAIRSITGLDLPAGRTEAQVLAELRELAGRNQVLQPMIGLGYYGTFTPPVILRNVMENPAWYTAYTPYQPEISQGRLEALLNFQTLVSDLTGLPTSGSSLLDEGTAAAEAMALARRVTKVKGGVFLVDAETLPQTIAVINTRAVPTGVEVVVADLSEGIPAEIAERGVFGVLLQYPGATGVVRDLAPVIEQAHGLGAIVAVAADLLALTLLKSPGSLGADIACGTSQRFGVPMGFGGPHAGYLSVRAEYARSLPGRLVGVSVDSDGNRAYRLALQTREQHIRREKATSNICTAQVLLAVMASMYAVYHGPDGLADIARRTHRYAAALAEGLRAGGVELLHGEFFDTVTAVVPGRAAEIAAAARANGINLYQDGEDRISVSTDETTTREHLAGVWAAFGVPAVEVAEAAETLPAALLREDEYLTHPVFHSHRSETAMLRYLRRLSDRDYALDRGMIPLGSCTMKLNATTEMEAVTWPEFGQLHPFAPIEQAQGYLTLIRQLEQQLVEVTGYDAVSIQPNAGSQGELAGLLAVRAYHHANGDTQRDVCLIPSSAHGTNAASAVMAGMRVVVVKTLVDGDVDVEDLKAKIEQHRDTLSVLMVTYPSTHGVYETEITTICAMVHEAGGQVYVDGANLNALVGLAKPGKFGADVSHLNLHKTFCIPHGGGGPGVGPVAVRAHLAPYLPNHPLQSEAGPATGVGPISAAPWGSAAILPISWAYVRLMGGEGLKRATQVAVLNANYIAKRLAPHFPVLYTGPGGLVAHESIIDLRPLTKETGVTVDDIAKRLIDYGFHAPTMSFPVAGTLMIEPTESEDLHEIDRFCDAMIAIRAEIDKVGSGEWAADDNPLRNAPHTAAELAGDWAHGYSRQEAVFPAGVNPADKYWPPVSRIDGAYGDRNLVCSCPPLDEYGV, via the coding sequence ATGAACGCCCAGCCGAACGCGGGACGCCCCACCGGCGCCTCGACCCTCACCGAGCTTGAGCTGGCCAGTCCCTTCGAGAACCGCCACATCGGCCCCGACGCCGCCGCGCAGGAGAAGATGCTGGCGTCCGTCGGCTACGCGTCGCTGGACGAGCTCGCCGCCACCGCCGTGCCCGAGGCGATCCGCTCCATCACCGGCCTGGACCTGCCCGCCGGCCGGACCGAGGCGCAGGTCCTCGCCGAGCTGCGCGAGCTGGCCGGCCGCAACCAGGTGCTCCAGCCGATGATCGGCCTGGGCTACTACGGCACCTTCACCCCGCCGGTGATCCTGCGCAACGTCATGGAGAACCCGGCCTGGTACACCGCCTACACCCCGTACCAGCCGGAGATCTCGCAGGGCCGCCTGGAGGCGCTGCTCAACTTCCAGACCCTGGTCTCCGACCTGACCGGCCTGCCGACCTCCGGCTCCTCGCTGCTCGACGAGGGCACCGCGGCGGCCGAGGCGATGGCGCTGGCCCGCCGCGTCACCAAGGTCAAGGGCGGCGTCTTCCTGGTCGACGCCGAGACCCTGCCGCAGACCATCGCGGTGATCAACACCCGCGCCGTGCCGACCGGCGTCGAGGTCGTCGTCGCCGACCTGTCCGAGGGCATCCCGGCCGAGATCGCCGAGCGCGGTGTCTTCGGCGTGCTGCTGCAGTACCCCGGCGCCACCGGTGTGGTCCGCGACCTCGCCCCGGTGATAGAGCAGGCGCACGGCCTGGGCGCGATCGTCGCGGTCGCCGCCGACCTGCTGGCGCTGACCCTGCTCAAGAGCCCGGGCTCGCTGGGCGCCGACATCGCCTGCGGCACCTCGCAGCGCTTCGGCGTGCCGATGGGCTTCGGCGGTCCGCACGCCGGCTACCTCTCGGTGCGCGCCGAGTACGCCCGCTCGCTGCCCGGCCGCCTGGTCGGCGTCTCCGTCGACTCCGACGGCAACCGCGCCTACCGCCTGGCGCTGCAGACCCGCGAGCAGCACATCCGCCGCGAGAAGGCCACCAGCAACATCTGCACCGCCCAGGTGCTGCTCGCCGTCATGGCCTCGATGTACGCCGTGTACCACGGCCCGGACGGCCTGGCCGACATCGCCCGCCGCACCCACCGCTACGCCGCCGCCCTCGCCGAGGGTCTGCGGGCCGGCGGTGTCGAGCTGCTGCACGGCGAGTTCTTCGACACCGTCACCGCCGTCGTCCCGGGCCGCGCCGCCGAGATCGCCGCCGCCGCCCGCGCCAACGGCATCAACCTGTACCAGGACGGCGAGGACCGGATCTCGGTCTCCACCGACGAGACCACCACCCGCGAGCACCTGGCCGGTGTCTGGGCCGCGTTCGGCGTCCCGGCCGTCGAGGTCGCCGAGGCCGCCGAGACGCTGCCGGCCGCGCTGCTGCGCGAGGACGAGTACCTGACCCACCCGGTCTTCCACAGCCACCGCTCGGAGACCGCCATGCTGCGCTACCTGCGCCGCCTGTCGGACCGGGACTACGCGCTGGACCGCGGCATGATCCCGCTGGGCTCCTGCACCATGAAGCTCAACGCGACCACCGAGATGGAGGCCGTGACCTGGCCGGAGTTCGGCCAGCTCCACCCCTTCGCGCCGATCGAGCAGGCCCAGGGCTACCTCACCCTGATCCGCCAGCTGGAGCAGCAGCTGGTCGAGGTGACCGGCTACGACGCCGTGTCGATCCAGCCGAACGCAGGCTCGCAGGGCGAGCTGGCCGGCCTGCTGGCCGTCCGCGCCTACCACCACGCCAACGGCGACACCCAGCGCGACGTCTGCCTGATCCCGTCCTCCGCGCACGGCACCAACGCGGCCTCCGCGGTGATGGCCGGCATGCGCGTGGTCGTGGTGAAGACCCTGGTCGACGGTGACGTGGACGTCGAGGACCTGAAGGCCAAGATCGAGCAGCACCGCGACACCCTGTCGGTGCTGATGGTCACCTACCCGTCGACCCACGGCGTGTACGAGACCGAGATCACCACCATCTGCGCCATGGTGCACGAGGCCGGCGGCCAGGTGTACGTGGACGGAGCCAACCTGAACGCCCTGGTCGGCCTCGCCAAGCCGGGCAAGTTCGGCGCGGACGTCTCGCACCTGAACCTGCACAAGACCTTCTGCATCCCGCACGGCGGCGGCGGCCCGGGCGTCGGCCCGGTCGCGGTGCGCGCGCACCTGGCGCCGTACCTGCCGAACCACCCGCTGCAGTCGGAGGCCGGCCCGGCCACCGGTGTCGGCCCGATCTCGGCCGCGCCGTGGGGCTCGGCGGCGATCCTGCCGATCTCCTGGGCGTACGTCCGGCTGATGGGCGGCGAGGGCCTCAAGCGCGCGACCCAGGTCGCGGTGCTGAACGCCAACTACATCGCCAAGCGCCTGGCGCCGCACTTCCCGGTGCTCTACACCGGTCCGGGCGGGCTGGTCGCGCACGAGTCGATCATCGACCTGCGCCCGCTGACCAAGGAGACGGGCGTGACGGTGGACGACATCGCCAAGCGCCTGATCGACTACGGCTTCCACGCGCCGACGATGTCCTTCCCGGTGGCCGGCACGCTGATGATCGAGCCGACCGAGTCCGAGGACCTGCACGAGATCGACCGGTTCTGCGACGCGATGATCGCGATCCGCGCCGAGATCGACAAGGTCGGCTCGGGCGAGTGGGCCGCCGACGACAACCCGCTGCGCAACGCCCCGCACACCGCCGCCGAGCTGGCCGGCGACTGGGCGCACGGCTACTCGCGGCAGGAGGCGGTCTTCCCGGCGGGCGTGAACCCGGCGGACAAGTACTGGCCGCCGGTGAGCCGGATCGACGGCGCGTACGGCGACCGCAACCTGGTCTGCTCCTGCCCGCCGTTGGACGAGTACGGCGTCTGA
- a CDS encoding PRC and DUF2382 domain-containing protein gives MADGTGAPAAFLREFRRLSALEEEVQTDIDPRDLIGHKAVDRNGDKIGTVDEVYLDDATGRPEWAAVRTGIFGRDAFVPLTTSEFSGDELRVPYDKSLVKESPDFGVGQHLSPAQELQLYRYYGLDTPMDGRPAGEDGGRAAQPDLDFGTTPAAAPAAVTTAKPLAFHSPEPGPGPTTTAAAPVINRTKPAPEVNVRTVSTPAPTPVMEPKPQPAPAATTPTPAGSAASSAPSGPVEITCREERLDVTTEWHTVGTAKLRKYVTTEQVERRVPVVRERVRVERMPLSDAERSTLTEKEIAEAVEEVTLREERPAIRKYLAPIERVRLVVERYTAEEVIREELRREHVEVHDDTTPTDTPTPPPNTSRPAALRPLV, from the coding sequence GTGGCGGACGGGACGGGTGCCCCGGCCGCCTTCCTGCGGGAGTTCCGCAGGCTCAGCGCACTGGAGGAAGAAGTGCAGACCGACATCGACCCCCGGGACCTCATCGGCCACAAGGCGGTCGACCGCAACGGAGACAAGATCGGCACGGTCGACGAGGTGTACCTGGACGATGCCACCGGCCGGCCCGAATGGGCCGCCGTCCGGACCGGCATCTTCGGCAGGGACGCCTTCGTCCCGCTCACCACGAGCGAGTTCTCCGGCGACGAGCTCCGGGTGCCGTACGACAAGTCACTGGTGAAGGAGTCGCCGGACTTCGGCGTCGGCCAGCACCTGTCCCCCGCCCAGGAGCTCCAGCTCTACCGCTACTACGGCCTCGACACCCCGATGGACGGCCGCCCGGCCGGCGAGGACGGCGGACGGGCCGCGCAGCCCGACCTCGACTTCGGCACCACCCCGGCCGCGGCCCCGGCCGCCGTGACGACCGCCAAGCCGCTCGCCTTCCACTCCCCCGAGCCCGGCCCGGGCCCGACCACCACGGCCGCCGCACCCGTCATCAACCGCACCAAACCCGCCCCGGAGGTCAACGTGCGCACCGTCAGCACTCCCGCGCCGACCCCGGTCATGGAGCCGAAGCCGCAGCCCGCCCCGGCGGCGACCACCCCGACACCCGCCGGGAGCGCCGCCTCGTCCGCTCCCAGCGGCCCGGTCGAGATCACCTGCCGCGAGGAACGGCTGGACGTGACCACCGAGTGGCACACCGTGGGCACCGCGAAGCTGCGCAAGTACGTGACGACCGAGCAGGTGGAGCGCCGCGTCCCGGTGGTCCGCGAGCGAGTGCGGGTCGAACGGATGCCGCTCAGCGACGCCGAGCGCTCCACCCTCACCGAGAAGGAGATCGCCGAGGCCGTCGAGGAGGTCACCCTCCGTGAGGAACGCCCGGCGATCCGCAAGTACCTCGCCCCCATCGAGCGGGTCCGCCTCGTCGTCGAGCGCTACACCGCCGAGGAGGTGATCCGGGAGGAGCTCCGCCGCGAACACGTCGAGGTCCACGACGACACCACGCCGACCGACACCCCCACCCCGCCCCCGAACACCTCCCGCCCCGCCGCCCTACGCCCCCTCGTCTGA
- a CDS encoding MFS transporter — MSEAPQPTTAAEKQSSARVLPALILAMLSFSVVQTAVVPILPSLAKELSVSASSVTWLMTANLLSAAVLTPLLGRFGDLRGRKPMLLISLAGLVAGSALAVSTHSFTWLVVARVLQGAGGGVMPLAISIVRDELPKQKVTGGVAAISASMGVGSGLGLVATGLLLEHWSYKSIFWMGLVFGLIAVALVAFRVPSDPVTDKEGGADPLGALTLAGWLSALLVAVSQGNHWGWTSTKTLGLFAVAAVVALIWGVIETKVAHPLVDMKMMSRPAVAFTNMAGLLIGFGMYGSFMVISNFAQAPEKLTHYGFTATVLHAGVMLLPSAIGSMVAAPVGALLIARRGPRLPLVLGGVLGAVAMAYLALRHSHEGDIYTASAIFGLGVGLAFAAMPAYINGAVPVEQSGIANGMNSVLRTVGGAIGTAVMAAILTGDTMKLPPQIPLSLPTLDAFKHAFWTAAVVCIIAGVVPFLIRTVKPAGTAVAGSPAQQDAGDKLVKTDA, encoded by the coding sequence GTGAGTGAGGCACCCCAGCCCACCACCGCGGCCGAGAAGCAGAGCAGCGCCCGGGTCCTGCCGGCCCTCATCCTGGCGATGCTGTCGTTCAGCGTGGTGCAGACCGCGGTCGTCCCGATCCTGCCCTCGCTGGCCAAGGAACTGAGCGTCTCCGCGTCCAGCGTCACCTGGCTGATGACCGCCAACCTGCTGTCCGCCGCCGTGCTGACTCCCCTCCTCGGCCGCTTCGGCGACCTCCGGGGCCGTAAGCCGATGCTGCTGATCTCGCTGGCGGGCCTGGTCGCCGGTTCGGCGCTGGCAGTCAGCACCCACTCCTTCACCTGGCTGGTCGTCGCCCGCGTCCTGCAGGGCGCCGGCGGTGGCGTCATGCCGCTGGCGATCAGCATCGTCCGCGACGAGCTGCCCAAGCAGAAGGTGACCGGCGGCGTCGCCGCCATCAGCGCCTCGATGGGCGTCGGCTCCGGCCTCGGCCTGGTCGCCACCGGTCTGCTCCTGGAGCACTGGAGCTACAAGTCGATCTTCTGGATGGGCCTGGTCTTCGGCCTGATCGCGGTCGCCCTGGTCGCCTTCCGCGTCCCGTCCGACCCGGTCACCGACAAGGAGGGCGGCGCCGACCCGCTCGGCGCCCTCACCCTGGCCGGCTGGCTCTCCGCACTGCTGGTCGCGGTCAGCCAGGGCAACCACTGGGGCTGGACCTCCACCAAGACCCTCGGCCTGTTCGCCGTCGCCGCCGTCGTGGCCCTGATCTGGGGCGTCATCGAGACCAAGGTCGCGCACCCCCTCGTGGACATGAAGATGATGTCCCGCCCGGCGGTGGCCTTCACCAACATGGCGGGCCTGCTCATCGGCTTCGGCATGTACGGCTCCTTCATGGTCATCAGCAACTTCGCCCAGGCCCCGGAGAAGCTGACCCACTACGGCTTCACCGCCACCGTCCTGCACGCCGGTGTCATGCTGCTGCCGTCCGCGATCGGCTCGATGGTCGCCGCCCCGGTCGGCGCCCTGCTGATCGCCCGCCGCGGCCCGCGCCTGCCGCTGGTCCTCGGTGGTGTCCTCGGCGCCGTCGCAATGGCCTACCTGGCCCTGCGACACAGCCACGAGGGCGACATCTACACCGCCTCGGCGATCTTCGGTCTCGGCGTCGGCCTCGCGTTCGCCGCGATGCCGGCCTACATCAACGGCGCCGTGCCGGTCGAGCAGAGCGGCATCGCCAACGGCATGAACTCGGTGCTGCGGACCGTCGGTGGCGCGATCGGCACCGCCGTCATGGCCGCGATCCTGACCGGCGACACCATGAAGCTGCCGCCGCAGATCCCGCTCTCGCTGCCCACCCTGGACGCCTTCAAGCACGCGTTCTGGACCGCGGCCGTGGTCTGCATCATCGCCGGTGTGGTCCCGTTCCTGATCCGCACCGTCAAGCCCGCCGGCACCGCCGTCGCCGGCAGCCCGGCCCAGCAGGACGCCGGCGACAAGCTGGTCAAGACCGACGCCTGA
- a CDS encoding DNA polymerase IV: MRSLPSIIHLDMDAFFAAVEQAAKPSLRGKPVIVGGLGGRGVVSTASYEARKFGVHSAMPMAQARRLCPNAAFLAGRFEAYRYVSDIVMGLLRELSPLVQPLSLDEAFVDLEAGPYGPVLAQADHETGERLVLALAEDLRADIQRLTGLTGSVGAAGSKLMAKIASEQAKPDGLVLVEPGQERAVLGPMPVRALPGIGPATEQVLRRAGLTTVADLADAGETELVQLLGRAHGAGIHQMSIGLDERPVVADQDAKSVSVEDTYEVDLADRERVLREVEALAARCVRRLRAAGRSGRTVVLKVRRFDFSTLTRSETLGGPTDDEAVITATARRLAEQVDITGGVRLLGVGVAQLADYTQEDLFAQALREETAEHAEETAEAEEADEERETVLVRRWLPGQDVRHAEFGPGWVQGSGVGRVTVRFETPWSEPGRVRTFAVDDPALEASRPLPLRRGEGGEDGGAGEGEGGGAGGE, from the coding sequence GTGCGATCTCTGCCGAGCATCATCCACCTCGACATGGACGCCTTCTTCGCGGCGGTGGAGCAGGCGGCCAAGCCGAGCCTGCGCGGGAAACCGGTGATCGTCGGCGGGCTCGGCGGGCGCGGGGTGGTCTCCACCGCCTCGTACGAGGCGCGGAAGTTCGGGGTGCACTCGGCCATGCCGATGGCGCAGGCACGCCGGCTCTGCCCCAACGCGGCCTTCCTGGCCGGGCGGTTCGAGGCCTACCGGTACGTCAGCGACATCGTGATGGGCCTGCTGCGGGAGCTCTCGCCGCTGGTGCAGCCGCTCAGCCTGGACGAGGCCTTCGTGGACCTGGAGGCCGGTCCGTACGGCCCGGTGCTGGCACAGGCCGACCACGAGACCGGCGAGCGGCTGGTGCTCGCGCTGGCGGAGGACCTGCGGGCGGACATCCAGCGGCTGACCGGGCTGACCGGCTCGGTCGGGGCGGCCGGGTCCAAACTGATGGCCAAGATCGCCTCCGAGCAGGCCAAGCCGGACGGCCTGGTGCTGGTCGAGCCCGGGCAGGAGCGGGCCGTCCTCGGGCCGATGCCGGTGCGGGCGCTGCCCGGGATCGGGCCGGCCACCGAGCAGGTGCTGCGGCGGGCCGGGCTCACCACGGTGGCCGACCTCGCGGACGCCGGGGAGACGGAGCTGGTCCAGCTGCTCGGGCGGGCGCACGGCGCCGGCATCCACCAGATGTCGATAGGGCTCGACGAGCGGCCAGTGGTGGCCGACCAGGACGCCAAGTCCGTCTCGGTGGAGGACACCTACGAGGTGGACCTGGCCGACCGGGAACGGGTGCTGCGCGAGGTGGAGGCGCTGGCCGCCCGGTGCGTGCGGCGGCTGCGGGCGGCCGGGCGCTCGGGGCGGACGGTCGTACTCAAGGTGCGGCGGTTCGACTTCTCGACGCTGACCCGCTCGGAAACGCTCGGCGGGCCCACGGACGACGAAGCGGTGATCACCGCGACCGCGCGCCGGCTGGCCGAGCAGGTGGACATCACCGGCGGGGTCCGGCTGCTCGGCGTGGGCGTCGCCCAACTCGCCGACTACACGCAGGAGGACCTGTTCGCGCAGGCCCTGCGGGAGGAGACGGCGGAGCATGCGGAGGAGACGGCCGAGGCCGAGGAAGCCGACGAGGAGCGGGAGACCGTCCTGGTGCGGCGCTGGCTGCCCGGGCAGGACGTGCGGCACGCGGAGTTCGGGCCGGGCTGGGTGCAGGGCAGCGGCGTCGGCCGGGTCACCGTACGGTTCGAGACGCCGTGGAGCGAGCCGGGGCGGGTACGGACCTTCGCGGTGGACGATCCGGCGCTGGAGGCGTCCCGGCCGCTGCCGCTGCGCCGGGGTGAGGGCGGGGAGGACGGCGGTGCGGGCGAGGGTGAGGGCGGCGGCGCGGGCGGGGAATGA
- a CDS encoding SanA/YdcF family protein yields the protein MSGTGISRLLRRRAGLLATRLRRRRTQRRVFQVGTVLCSLALAPSAWLWVSAGDRVGTVESAPSAPVAVVFGAGLDQGRPTPYLEHRLVAAVDLYREGKVQAILVTGDNGRIEYDEPDAMFTYLTEHGVPAERVVRDYAGFDTWNSCTRAHRIFGVDRAVLVSQDFHVRRALALCEAAGIRSYAVGVPELHDETWLYGGLREVAGAGKAAVNAWLRPDPVFLGPKEEGIPKALAHAAKK from the coding sequence ATGTCGGGCACGGGGATATCGAGGCTGCTGCGGCGCCGGGCCGGGCTGTTGGCGACACGGCTGCGCCGGCGCAGGACCCAGCGCAGGGTGTTCCAGGTGGGTACGGTGCTCTGCTCGCTGGCGCTGGCGCCCAGTGCCTGGCTGTGGGTCTCGGCGGGGGACCGGGTGGGCACGGTGGAGAGCGCGCCGTCCGCGCCGGTCGCGGTGGTCTTCGGTGCCGGGCTGGACCAGGGCAGGCCCACGCCGTACCTGGAGCACCGGCTGGTCGCCGCGGTGGACCTGTACCGCGAGGGCAAGGTGCAGGCGATCCTGGTGACCGGCGACAACGGGCGGATCGAGTACGACGAGCCCGACGCGATGTTCACCTACCTGACCGAGCACGGGGTGCCGGCCGAGCGGGTCGTCCGTGACTACGCGGGCTTCGACACCTGGAACTCCTGCACCCGGGCGCACCGGATCTTCGGGGTGGACCGGGCGGTGCTGGTCAGCCAGGACTTCCACGTCCGGCGGGCGCTGGCGCTGTGCGAGGCGGCAGGCATCCGGTCGTACGCGGTCGGGGTGCCGGAGCTGCACGACGAGACCTGGCTGTACGGCGGGCTGCGGGAGGTCGCGGGGGCGGGCAAGGCGGCGGTCAACGCCTGGTTGCGGCCGGACCCGGTGTTCCTCGGGCCCAAGGAGGAGGGCATCCCGAAGGCGCTGGCGCACGCGGCGAAGAAGTAG
- a CDS encoding MerR family transcriptional regulator, producing the protein MSSTGDDAAPGGLCAVHVPRAARTVADVPRVGRFPAVQAGQPAIERLAPTSELIGFRGPTACAAAGITYRQLDYWARTGLLEPSVRTAYPATSQRLYSFRDILLLKIVKRLLDAGVSLQNIRVAVAHLQAAEQADLAGMTLMCDGATVYECTTPQQVVDLLKGGQGVFGIAVGAVWQELELTVGRLHAERTDTGETLVGNDPADELAQRRNRAV; encoded by the coding sequence ATGAGCAGCACCGGCGATGACGCGGCCCCGGGAGGCCTGTGCGCCGTGCACGTGCCGCGCGCCGCCCGCACCGTCGCGGACGTTCCCCGGGTGGGCAGGTTCCCGGCCGTGCAGGCCGGCCAGCCGGCCATCGAGCGGCTGGCCCCGACCTCCGAACTGATCGGCTTCCGCGGCCCGACGGCCTGCGCGGCGGCCGGCATCACCTACCGCCAACTGGACTACTGGGCCCGCACCGGACTGCTGGAGCCCAGCGTCCGTACGGCGTACCCGGCGACCAGTCAACGGCTCTACAGCTTCCGCGACATCCTGCTGCTCAAGATCGTGAAGCGGCTGCTCGACGCGGGCGTCTCGCTGCAGAACATCCGGGTGGCCGTCGCCCATCTGCAGGCGGCCGAGCAGGCCGACCTGGCCGGGATGACGCTGATGTGCGACGGCGCGACGGTGTACGAGTGCACCACGCCCCAGCAGGTGGTGGACCTGCTGAAGGGCGGTCAGGGGGTTTTCGGTATCGCCGTGGGAGCGGTCTGGCAGGAGCTGGAGCTCACCGTCGGGCGGCTGCACGCCGAGCGCACCGACACCGGCGAGACCCTGGTCGGGAACGACCCGGCCGACGAACTCGCCCAGCGGCGCAACCGGGCGGTCTGA
- a CDS encoding bifunctional nuclease family protein, whose protein sequence is MNELDVVGVRVEMPSNQPIVLLREVGGDRYLPIWIGPGEATAIAFAQQGMTPVRPLTHDLFKDVLEALGQQLTEVRITDLREGVFYAELVFAGGVEVSARPSDAIALALRTGTPIYGSEEVLAEAGIAIPDEQEDEVEKFREFLDQVSPEDFGGGGPQ, encoded by the coding sequence GTGAATGAGCTCGACGTCGTGGGTGTCCGAGTGGAGATGCCTTCCAACCAGCCGATCGTGCTGCTGCGGGAGGTCGGGGGAGATCGCTACCTGCCGATCTGGATCGGCCCCGGTGAGGCGACCGCGATCGCCTTCGCCCAGCAGGGCATGACGCCGGTGCGCCCGTTGACGCACGACCTGTTCAAGGACGTCCTGGAAGCGCTCGGCCAGCAGCTCACCGAGGTGCGGATCACCGACCTCCGGGAGGGCGTCTTCTACGCCGAGCTGGTGTTCGCCGGTGGGGTCGAGGTGAGTGCGCGGCCGTCCGACGCGATAGCGCTGGCGCTGCGGACCGGCACGCCCATCTACGGGAGCGAGGAGGTGCTCGCGGAGGCGGGCATCGCGATCCCGGACGAGCAGGAGGACGAGGTCGAGAAGTTCCGGGAGTTCCTCGACCAGGTCTCGCCCGAGGACTTCGGCGGCGGCGGTCCGCAGTAA
- the ftsR gene encoding transcriptional regulator FtsR, whose translation MSIGAVLAFLRDDFPEVTISKIRFLEAEGLVEPQRTPSGYRKFSPADVERLAYVLRMQRDHYLPLRVIREHLDAIERGESPPALPSAADTRPGPLEEADRELVASAEVPSGVRLGRAELLAAAEAGEQELAEWESYGLVAPGPDGGYDGEALQVARLVAELGRYGLEPRHLRAMKAAADREIALVEQVVAPLRRHRNPQTRAHAEATARELATLSVRLHAAMVQAGLRTRG comes from the coding sequence CTGAGCATCGGCGCGGTGCTGGCCTTCCTGCGCGACGACTTCCCCGAGGTCACCATCTCCAAGATCCGCTTCCTGGAGGCGGAGGGGCTGGTCGAGCCGCAGCGCACGCCCTCGGGGTACCGCAAGTTCAGCCCGGCCGACGTCGAGCGGCTGGCCTACGTCCTGCGGATGCAGCGGGACCACTACCTGCCGCTGCGGGTGATCCGCGAACACCTGGACGCCATCGAGCGCGGCGAGAGTCCACCCGCGCTGCCCTCCGCGGCCGACACCCGGCCCGGGCCTCTGGAGGAGGCGGACCGGGAGCTGGTGGCCTCCGCCGAGGTCCCGTCCGGGGTCCGGCTGGGGCGCGCCGAGCTGCTGGCCGCCGCCGAGGCCGGCGAGCAGGAACTGGCCGAGTGGGAGTCGTACGGGCTGGTCGCCCCGGGGCCGGACGGCGGGTACGACGGCGAGGCGCTGCAGGTGGCCCGGCTGGTCGCGGAACTCGGCCGGTACGGACTGGAGCCGCGGCACCTGAGAGCCATGAAAGCGGCGGCCGACCGCGAGATCGCGCTGGTGGAACAGGTGGTGGCGCCGTTGCGCCGGCACCGGAACCCGCAGACCAGGGCGCATGCCGAGGCCACCGCGCGGGAGCTGGCGACGCTGTCCGTCCGGTTGCACGCGGCCATGGTCCAGGCCGGCCTGCGGACCCGCGGGTAG
- a CDS encoding FHA domain-containing protein: MSFFSKLFGRNKSRDAAAVEAPTARHRRPEDEPAVPGMRPAPEAAPYAGQQLYRDGGAAQYAGNPAGYGASVDPSGDPRIGFPSGPSTSGGGFAPDPYAGHNPSGVPRQEAVNMAGPTPCPRCGNQNPASARFCSNCGTALRGGLLPEGAAETTSTISISGLESYDPTTTTGTGTTPALSAEVLSAIDALPPGSALLIVQRGPNSGSRFLLDSDITTAGRHPQGDIFLDDVTVSRRHVEFRRTPAGFSVADVGSLNGTYVNRERIDEVSLTNGDEVQIGKYRLVFFAGHNRGY; the protein is encoded by the coding sequence GTGAGTTTCTTCTCGAAGTTGTTCGGTCGCAACAAGAGCCGTGACGCGGCCGCCGTCGAGGCGCCCACCGCGCGGCACCGCCGGCCGGAGGACGAGCCCGCCGTGCCGGGCATGCGACCCGCCCCCGAGGCCGCGCCGTACGCAGGACAGCAGCTGTACCGGGACGGCGGCGCCGCCCAGTACGCGGGGAATCCGGCGGGCTACGGCGCGTCGGTTGACCCCTCCGGCGACCCGCGCATAGGTTTCCCGTCAGGACCCTCAACCTCTGGTGGAGGGTTTGCTCCGGACCCGTACGCCGGGCACAACCCGTCGGGTGTGCCGCGCCAGGAGGCTGTGAACATGGCTGGCCCCACTCCGTGCCCCAGGTGCGGCAACCAGAACCCGGCCTCGGCCCGGTTCTGTTCCAACTGCGGCACGGCGCTGCGCGGCGGCCTGCTGCCGGAGGGGGCGGCGGAGACCACGTCGACCATCTCCATCTCCGGGCTGGAGTCGTACGACCCCACCACCACGACCGGCACCGGTACCACGCCGGCCCTGTCGGCCGAGGTGCTGTCCGCCATCGACGCGCTGCCGCCGGGCTCGGCCCTGCTGATCGTCCAGCGCGGCCCGAACTCGGGCAGCCGCTTCCTGCTGGACTCGGACATCACCACGGCGGGGCGTCACCCGCAGGGGGACATCTTCCTGGACGACGTCACGGTCTCGCGCCGTCACGTGGAGTTCCGCCGCACCCCGGCCGGCTTCAGCGTCGCGGACGTGGGCAGCCTCAACGGCACCTACGTGAACCGGGAGCGGATCGACGAGGTGTCGCTGACCAACGGCGACGAGGTCCAGATCGGGAAGTACCGGCTGGTGTTCTTCGCCGGCCACAACCGGGGGTACTGA